From a single Xiphophorus maculatus strain JP 163 A chromosome 5, X_maculatus-5.0-male, whole genome shotgun sequence genomic region:
- the LOC111608680 gene encoding uncharacterized protein LOC111608680 yields MEFTVLLFLFPAFMLTMQDSVKLEVSPKIFAECGKPVSLHCNSSSPQHGLSVKYMEWSHGNMSLCSVDSEQTITKLQRHFQSDFDCKYEDGRLSLVFERMLPLQSGEYRCKLRSNKGVANECTKVQLQEFCGKVEAVLRSHGPSCRFNHVYPDGNVHWFHDSRNVSDESVMQHTAKSIDSHGWMTIHSWLTLNGTSERSSHKPYNCSLKSSTSGKYIASTLVQKHERRAVQGAIGYSRCAGNREKSLQAGKITLAILVPLISMLT; encoded by the exons ATGGAGTTCACAGTTTTGCTCTTCCTTTTTCCTGCGTTTATGCTCACAATGCAAG ACTCAGTAAAATTGGAGGTGAGCCCCAAGATATTCGCAGAGTGTGGCAAACCAGTTTCCCTTCACTGCAACTCATCATCACCTCAGCATGGACTATCAGTGAAATACATGGAGTGGTCCCATGGCAACATGTCTTTATGTTCGGTGGACAGCGAACAAACAATAACCAAATTGCAAAGACACTTTCAAAGTGACTTCGACTGCAAGTACGAAGATGGACGACTATCCCTGGTGTTTGAAAGAATGCTGCCTCTGCAGAGCGGAGAATACAGGTGCAAATTGCGCTCCAACAAAGGAGTGGCAAATGAATGCACAAAGGTGCAGCTGCAAG AGTTCTGTGGGAAAGTGGAAGCTGTTTTAAGGAGTCATGGTCCATCCTGCAGATTCAACCACGTCTATCCAGATGGGAATGTGCACTGGTTTCATGACTCTCGTAACGTCTCAGACGAATCCGTGATGCAGCACACTGCTAAAAGCATCGATAGCCATGGCTGGATGACCATACACAGTTGGTTGACCCTAAACGGTACATCAGAGAGAAGTTCACACAAGCCATATAACTGTTCTTTGAAAAGTTCTACTTCTGGGAAATACATTGCAAGTACTTTAGTTCAGAAACATGAACGTCGGGCTGTTCAAGGTGCTATAGGGTACAGCCGTTGTGCAGGAAACAGAGAGAAATCACTGCAAGCTGGGAAGATTACTTTGGCTATTTTAGTCCCACTCATTTCCATGTTAACATAA